The Clarias gariepinus isolate MV-2021 ecotype Netherlands chromosome 3, CGAR_prim_01v2, whole genome shotgun sequence DNA window TAGTGGCAACATAAAATCTAACAGGGACATGGCTAGTAGTAGTATGAACTTGATAAATGCccatttcttcattttaacaCTGCTCATAAAGCTTTCTTCGATATATTAAGGATGGGAACCTAACAGTCTTCGTCTCAGGCCTTACAATATCACCTTTAGTGCTGCTTCTACTGTAAGAATCTGTGTTATTACATAAATGATAAAGTATTACAAGTGATTTAATATAATCCTGTTATTTGCAGATTCACCACTGGCAGGGCTGCTGTTGCAGACAATTCATCAACCTTATAACCACAGAATCCAATATCACTTCTACGTGATCACCTTTACACCACAGAATTGTGATGTTTCCACAAGTGTTCGATTCACTTATTAAAATTCCAAACACATGGTAAAGATCACAGACAATCAttttctgttttactttttttttttttattaatgttatttccatattaggttaaaaaaacaaaaactaaaaaaacaaacaaaaagaattaCTAGGAAAAAGTCCTAAGCGACAGCAGGTTCGTTGGCCCTCGTGAGGATTGAACACTGAAGACTGTCGCAGTCTGGTGCCGCTGCTGGTGCCTCCGCATCAGGCTGCGGCTTTCTCACGCCTTCCTTCTCAgtctgtatatatttgtgtttttcttgaTCAGACAGGAGATCGGTACCGCTGTGAAAAGGAACGCAGCTTTCACTTCAGCTGTGTTAAAACATTCACGGAATGAAATgtttgggggtggggggggggagcagaaaaaaatgaggtCCTGTTATGAAGCAAGAGGTATTCGCTGtcacatttgtcttttttttttttggaaaaaaaatgtttcgaAGTATTTCCAGTTCACAGTTGCGAGAGGTAAAAGCCTTATTCCGGGGGGTGGAGGGGTGGGACACACCTGTCGTGTATGAACATGTAAAGAGAGGTGAAATGCACCCGATTTTCATgaaaactgctgtgaaaaaaataataaaaaattcacgAATCGCTGagactttttgctttgtagGAGTAAAGAGACGCATCGTTCTTTTCCTGACGAAGTGCTAAAAATTAATTCTCATCAACGCTGCTTATTATGACATTGTTTTCACATACAATGTACACTTGAAGAGTTTCGCTCCCTAGTGTGGACGTACGGACAGCCAAACATCTTTCAAGCCTTTATCAGAAATTTGAGATGATGTAATGACTCGTGACCTAAacctgataaaaataataataataaaataataataaaaataatgtgaacacacacaaactcctaATCCACCTGCACTAGGTGTGTATGGGAAACGTCTTGTGTCTAATCTGATCCACAAAGATTTAATAGCGTAATCAGAATGAAGTACAGCGGCTCTCTGAGAACGTGGGCAGCATTTCCCAAAAAACTTACAGCACATTGATGACTGACTCTCGAGTTAATAACCAACCCGTGATCCGGACCGTTACTTTTTAACTAAACATCTTACACGGATTTGAGGATTGAACATTTTTCCTGAACTAACCACTATGCCTGTGGTTACCTGCCGATGACAGTGTAGTGAGATTTATCACTCGAGTCATCTCTTGATGAGACGAGAGCTATAGCCGTCTAGCTCTAATGCAATTTTGCATTCTGGGTCTCACTAACAAACATCTTAAAGCTAACAGTAAAATTTGACTGCTAtctcttttcctttctcctAAAAAGTGACCCCGGGATCACTTGATGCATCGCAACATGTTCAGTATATCTGAGGATTCCCTTTAAGACAATACATTCACAGGTTGTACATTTAAACTTCACCAAAGAGAAGCAAATCCAGTCCTTCATCAGGTGCATCTTTAAACCTTCACCTGTAACGCTTGATGCAGAGTCCTAATGGGTGGGACAATCTTTTGATATCAGACTCCCATGTCACCGAAACCCTGTTGCAGTTGGTTAGGTTACTCTTAGATGGCAGgaacaaacaatttttttttaatgaattgttCTGGGGGGGTGGAGCTAAATGTTGCTGCAGTGTGCACACACTGGAAATCTCACTTGAGTCACTTCAGTCTACTTTTAATAACACCTGCAGCTGCACTTCCATCTTTTCTCCAGTACCCGTCACATTTTGTtagaatactaaaaaaaaaaaaaaaagaaaaaggagtcATCTGGTGTTCATGCTTCTTGACAAATAACTGAAAtctggaaagggaaaaaaaaagggatgctccatcttttatttaaacattttctaaaactAATTCTGCTATCCTGTAAACGGTTTGgctgtttagttgtttttttgttcgttGTGCAGAACGATCCTGCCGCTGGTGACGAGGCATGCGGTTACCTTGACCTTCAAGGCAGGCGAGAAAATTAACGTacgcgcaaaaaaaaaaaaaaaaaagacaaacaaaacaaatttggaagaaaaaaaaaaaaaaaaaaagattcagcaTTGGTGGCGATCACGCTGATAACACTGAGTCCTTCTGTGTTTGCTGTGCTTGTGAGCGCTGCACTGACTTCTGGTCCATGTCTCGGAAGTGTTTCTCCACCTGCAAACACACCCGTATGCAGGCACAATTAGATAATCTGatgacaacaataaaaaaagtctcATTCAATCTCACAAGTTTTGcgctgaatatatatatatatatatatatatatttttttttatcataagaaaaaacattttaacatcatttaaaaaacaccaCACTACACCTACAGAAATGATGAAACTAAACATTTTACCATAAAATACTACAAGCaggtacaaactaaacaaaggtaatgtatagtgtattgatgtttttaatatacacttgaatgtaatattgcttttatacaacagttccataaaaaatatttatcatcaacagattatgatccgtttctttatttttccagtTAATTTGCTCTGTTGCAAACAGATATCCTTCCACAGATCCTTTCTCCTGGAGGAACTGACCACTAATGGCGGCGCTGGAGACAGATCGTTAACAAGTgatagttagtgtaattaacacagATTGGTGGCGCAGTGGTAGATTCTTAgattttgagtgttttttttttttagcaggcagctgctctcttctcAATACCGTACAGACCTTCTGCAACCGAGAGTGCAATTAACAATTGCTAGAACATCTGGGACACCAAGTGATGTAGTTAAACGTTCCAGTGCTGACCCTGTCCATCACCACTTATGCTTCTTATCCAATCAGATTAGTCCTTCAGGGTTTGCAGTTAAAAGTtctcctttttattattttttttctgtaaaaacgCTAGCTGTGGTTGTGTTGCCGTTGTGTTTAAATCTCCACATCTTAACTGGAATATTTTACATCAAAATGTAAAGGTTGTTCTAACGGTTAGGCCTTGTTCCCACGGGCATTAAAATcaagcgtttttcttgcgtttgtaGTGTCCAGTAAGCGCAAATCAAGCGCCGAGGGTTTTCTatacataggagtcaatgagagtgttcacacgggctttggtgatgTGCGTTTGTCcagctgcgcgtttatacggtggcaaaaaatgttgcatgcagctttttcttgccgttCAAATTCCAACAAACGCAAGGAAAacgcttctagtgcgttttttcctcttcggaggaccggatatatcccatgatcctacatgatATACATAGGGAAATCTCATAAAACCCAAGACATTTTCTCGCCTTTGTTCTTTCACTGTGAACATGAACACGACTTCCCTTCTTGCTGAATTGATCACAGCTGaagttttaaataattgattcTTTGATTTCTTGAATAGGTCAGTCAAGGAAAAATCTGTTCAGCAAACCTGATGTACAAACATAAGAAGCAGGACTTACTATTTTGCGCACGTGCCCTAATGCACTACCCTCTTTGCCCCGGCAGTTGTCCGCTCGGTACGGCGGCGTGATGATGACATCATCCATCACCACGATGTTCTTCTCCTGCCACCTGCAGTCTTTAATGCTGGAAAATAAACAATCAGAGATCACAGTCACAGATGATGTACCCCAGACCTGAGCGGCGTTTACTAGGTGAAGGCTTAAATGGCACTCACGTTTTATGAATGGTCTGGAACAGCTGCTGGCCCTCCACCGGGACTCCGGCGCTCACCGCGTACGCCTGCGACAGCTTGTCTTCTTTTTCCGCCCGAGCTCTACTGGCCAGCTGGAGAACAGACATGGAAGAAAGAGGAGAAGAGACCTTCAGGCTCGACTCTATCTACAGTTATAAGACGCTAACCTGCTGAAGTAACAAGCCATGCCCATTTACCTTGCCAAAATTGAGCGATGGTAAAGGGGGTGGAGTCCCGCTGCGCTCATTGAGGGTGTCCACTTTGGACACGTAGGCTAAATTAACCAGGATGACGTCATTAAGGTGGGACTTCCCGCTAGATGAGGGGCATTCTGGGAAAAAAGGCCAGTCAAGAAAAACCAACAGCGCATGTGCTTGAGCTGAGCAAACAACAAATAGAACTTTAACACGCAAAGtggcaaaaaacacacaaaggagAAAATTGTTGTGCTTCATAAATAGATATCGATGCacaaattttataattaaaataaacacacaaaggaacaaactacgattatgaacataaaaataatgtcacaaaagCAATCTCGACCGTATATGCCAAAGTGACCCAGCCCTGCTCTTATCTCAGGTTATATCTTGCATATGCCTGAACGCCCTGTGTTCTGAAAAGGTGAAGTAACAAATTTGACGTGGAGACTATTCCTCAGTCAGTTACTAGTTAACAGAGATGAGAATAAACAGATACGATATCACGATACCCCTGAAAATGATTCGATCTGTATTGCGATTCTAATATCACGATTATGAGTCAAGtgtcacgattttataaatattcctattctatatcatattttttttcagatcttgttacaattctaaataaaatttcctaccacacaggatgctgtgctgtgtGAAGAGTTTAGAGACTTGAAACTCACGTGCACACACGTCAACATGATGGTTGTGTCCAGACTCGATTAAATCTTCTCCTACATCCATCTCCTTTACAATAACTATAATGTAaagatgtatattttttaaaaaggctgcAGAGAGTTGCAACTGATATTAGCACCCGGGTCAGCTCACGCAACAATAAACTTAAAACACAACACCCCAGTATGTCAGAGTTTGACAATTGGTGTCTATATGTTTTCATGATGAAACAATCGTCAGATGCACTGACCATTTGCCTTCACAGCACAGGTGATTAAATTTGCGTAGACAAGTTCACATAAAACTCCAGAAGGgctaaatattacaaaaagacGACTAGAGCAGTTAAAACCAAGCCAAACCAGTTAGACCACTCCCTCCTAGCCTCTGTACACAATAAACACCACTACAATTAAAATGGTCTTTAACTCATAATTCCTACTAGGAGTGATTACCAGAACAGTCCAGTTTCTTTGAGTTTTGATTCAGTGATGTCACTCCAACATGGCTGCTCCCATAGCAAACACTAAAACCAAGAATGTTGTAAGACTGCTAAGCCaccttttaagtttattaatcaCTAAATACCAGAagatcaaattaaattttcatgGATGTTTTTGTCACAGTAAATGATCAGAAGCatctattaaaaagaaaaaaaaaatcttagtttCTGTAAACAGCTTCTATAACTGTAAGAGAGAACATTGGAGTTATTGGACGAGTTCATGAGAATGCTTCAATGTGGGATAACAGGAAATTACCAGTTGGAAATTCCCAACATATGTTACTaatacacaaacatttttaaacatgattttttttttcctgtatgtACAGTTTAATGTGtgtagtttaattttatttttttttatcatggctTTAGGAGTCACAAGAAATATTCTGTCAGTTTGGACCAGAGGTTTGTGCCCCTCCCGTACTTATTAtcttctcagggagttttcacCTCGATTCACTTTTGCACGTGTGAGATGtagtttaaaaagtattttgggTTCCTGTATACACCCAATATTATAAAGATCAAACCTCACTGTAACTGCTAGTGCCAGTGTCACTTGTGACGTCATCACAGTGCACATCACGGGAATAACGATCACCCACACGTGCATCTGAATGCAATGTCATTCAAGGTGTCAAGTGGGTGTCACTAAAAAGCACTGAACCTCCCAGTTACGGCTTGTTTTAAggaccccacacacacacattctgaccACATGACGTCATGACCCTATGACCCCAAGTCCATGTTTCTGTAAATCATGTGTTTAAACATccagaaatatatttaatagtCATTAAAGgagaaacaaatgaataaagatCAACCCCGGTgtgttttaatgattattagtattattcatGCATGAATATATCGAAAAAGTTATTATAACTCGATTAGGAAGACGTTAAAAGGGGTGTGTTAGGAGGGGAGTCTGGCTAAAACACTAACTTACACCTAAACACCCACCACACATTAACCCACTACatctatattaattatttatataaaatgtaaaataaaaaaaaataaaaaaaggtttttaaaacgCACACACCCTTTTTATTAGAGAGTCAGTTACGCACGAGCGGACTGCAGTTCCAGATAGTTAGCTTAGCATGGTCAGCGTAGTGTAGCAGCACCAGCCCTGACGCCACTACTgattgatttctttctttttcctacacattttcttaaacaattAAAGGATACTCAGAGTCAGCATCTTGGTCTGGTAATCGAAAGCGACGACCTCTCCCTGTAAGCGCTGTCCCAGGCAGGTGAGGCAGGCGACATGGCTCCCGATGCTGAAATACTCCCCCGGTCCCGGAGCCGCCATCTTCTCCGCCAAACCAGAGCAGCCGGAGCGCAGGACGTCACGCGGCGCTAACGTGCTTACGTCAGCGTGCGTGATGACGACACCGTGGCCAATCAGAGAGACAGGGGGCGAGGCTATAAGGGGGATGCAGTTGGGtgtgatgatgacgatgatgatgataaatatagttgcaagcaccctgcgccatcgcCACCCGGGCACACCAGAAAGACAGCGGGCACATGCGTTTGAAGGGGATATCCCAATAACATTATGAAAATTTTAGAAAAAGGggagttttatatttaaaaactccAAAAAGCCCCAGACGCTGGAAGAAAAgcacacactatgatgtcactgaacgtaatgtcactcaatataatgtccCACAGAAAGTTCCCTTTCAGTCaattcactcggtacaacacatattgtatgggatatcacgccctctcgtgtcctggctgaagccacctttattcacgccgtaaaggcaggcaaacctgtggtgacgtaggtgtagccccgcctacacctgtaaaccatcgtcgccacgGTTGACCCTTAGTTCTTACGCTCTTCACCTCGCTGTGAACACCTTTTCCGTATAGTTTTCTAGGTGCTGCTAGTAAACTCTACATTTTACGTTACAAGACTGCGCTTAAAATCAGCTTAACTGCTCTTGTTGGCGTTAGCGACAACAGCCTCATTTTGGTGAGTCGTCTACCCGCGGAGCGCTGACTTTTAAGTTCTCTGTCAGTCAGAACATTAGCGACATCTCAGTTTAGTTGGCTTCTGTTTAACTGTGCTAACAGCGCTAGCTAGCATGAGCATGGAAGCTAATGTAGCTAAGAAGAGGTCCGCTGTTCGCCCCTGTCCTCAGGAGTGCGGCTTCTCCTTGCATGAGAAGGACCAGCACGAAGCGTGCCCCGTCTGTCTGGGGATTCTCCATGCTAGGAGAGCTCTAGCTGAGCCAGAGTCATGTACGCTTTGTCGCCAGCTCCGGCGTTCAACGCTGGAAAGACGGGTCACATTCGTGGAAAGGACCCTGGGGAGAAATACAGTCACTCAGCAGGACCCCCTCCTTTCCGAATTAGCAGTCCCAGCTTCGCCTGTGTCTGCTGACGAGGAATTTCCGTCAGAAGTCCCCGCACTTAGCTGGGCGGACCAGATGGAGTATCTCGAGGGGTCGGAGGACCGTGGGCTCTCCTACAGCGCTGGCCAGCAGCCAGGCACCGAGCAGCATGCTTTCGAGGACGATGACGTGCTCGACATCGGCCTAGAAATACAGGGCTTGTCGGAGGACGAGCATGAAATTTTGCCGCCTGCTCAGAGCTCCGCTGCTACTGCGTTAGCCGCTCGGGACGACACTTAATTTTTTGCTCTCTACCGCCGAGCGGCTGAGAAGCTGGAGGTGGAGTGGCCCTCCCCGCAGACGGCTCAAAAATCGTTAAGGTTCGCtggattttttcttcctcctgaaCCGACAACCGTTAAGAACTGCTTGCCCATGTTTCCCGACTTTGTCGGCGAGTTAACGTCGTCATGGAGCAAGCCGCTGTCGACCCGTGTATCAGTGCCCGGTTACGGACAGTATTTGGAATTAGACGGAGCTGAGAAGGCAGGACTAGTTAGCCCACCGCCAATGGCGCCATCTTTGGCTGCTTATTTGGCACCCTCGCATAATTATCAGGTCAGGACAGCGACAGACTACATTTTGCGCATGTCTCGTTGTGCGGCTTTTTCCCTCGGGAGAAGGATGGCGAGCGCAGTGGTAGCACAGAGGCATTTATGGCTCACGCTCTCTGACATTCCAGATAGAGACAGGGCCGTCTACTTGGACGAACCGCTGTCTGCTGAGGGTTTGTTCGGCCAGTCACTCGATGCCATTCAGGCAAAGTTTGACTTCAGAAGGAAACAGGCCGAAGCGTTGCGAGACATCATTCCGCGACTAGGAGGAAGAATCCTCACTCCTCCTAGCTCAGATTTTAAAGGGAGAGGAGCTCTGGCAGCAGGGAGACACTGTTTCTCCTCTCTCAATGCCGCCCAAGAGGCCGCTATGTTATGTTCAGGAAATCAGTCCCAAACGGCGCTGCACTTCCCTAACACAGTCTCCCAAGCAcaatccccccctcccccctcacacacaagtgTTTATGTTTGAGTTATGAACCCCAGTTGGGGCGTGTTAAAAAATTCTCAGGGACTTACAGCAAGTGCCCTCGATGTTTACAGTTTAATTGCCCCAAAAATTGTGCCTTTTGTAAGCCATGTGAAtgctacattattaaaaccaataaagaGTTTTCCTGTTTACAATGTTGCAAACCAAAAAAGCCCAGTGCCATCAATGAGGCTGCACTCTGGCGAAACGCCAGGGGGCAGCAGCCCCCTTTCAGAAATCAATGCGGGCCGGTTGGCGTCCCACGTTCTCGAgtggcgcgcatgcgcagtctcGACATGGGTGCAAAACACAGTCGCTATGGGATACCGACTACAGTTTCGCATAAAGCCACCGCGCTTCTCTTCCATAATCAACACCGAGGTGCCGGACGATGCCGCAGCGGTGCTTCGGGAAGAGATAAATTCTCTTCTGAGCAAAGGGGCGATTCAAGTGGTGCCTCCTTCGGAAGCGAACTCAGGTCGGTACAGCCGGTATTTTGTCGTTCCGAAGAGGGGGGGAGGACTGCGTCCTATTTTGGATCTGAGAATATTGAACACGTTTCTAAGAACGTACAAGTTCAAAATGCTTACCCTGAGGCAACTGCTAAATGCAATAGGCCCGGGAGATTGGTTCACTACGATCGATCTCACAGATGCTTACTTTCATATAGCGATCTTTCCGCGCCACAGAAAGTTTCTGAGGTTTGCATTCGAGGGCGTGGCCTACGAGTACCTAGTGCTGCCGTTCGGCGTGTCACTAGCTCCCCGAACGTTCACGAAGTGCGCCCAGGCGGCGCTGTCTCCTCTTCAGGAGAAAGGCATTCGCATATTAGCCTATTTAGACGACTGGGCGCTAATAGCGAGCTCAAGCGGGcaggcagagaaacagacagcactagttctgtctcacatccagactttagggttctcagtaaatatgcagaaaagctCACTGACTCCGAGTCAACAGTGTTTATTCCTGGGTCTGGAGATATGCTCCATTACCAGCCTAGCACGTCTCTCAGAGCACAGAATAGCCGCGTTTCAGCGCTGCCTTGCTCTGTTTCAGTTGCAACACAAACTTCGTTTCCGAGTCTTTTTACAACTAATGGGAATGATGGCGTCTATGATCACTGTGGTGCCTCTCGGGTTGTTGAACATGCGTGCATTTCAGCGCTGGGTGCGCTCTCACCGCCTATGTGCGGCGCACCACCTCAACAGGAGGCTGACGGTGACACCGTCATGCATGTCAGCCCTTCTGCCCTGGAGGGAACCCAGGCTATTACGTCAGGGCTCTCCGATAGGCAGGGTGTCGTTTCGCAAAGTGGTGTCAACAGATGCCTCCCTCAGCGGCTGGGGCGCTCTGTGCGACGGCTCTGCGGTCAGGGGGGCGTGGTCACAGGAACAACGCAGGCTTCACATCAACTACTTGGAGCTGTTAGCAGTGTTCTCAGCCCTGAGACATTTTCGTCTTGCTCTGACAGGCCATCATGTTCTGATCAGGACAGACAACACAACAGTGGTGTcgtatataaacagacaagggGGGACTCGTTCACTTCCTCTGCTGAAACTATCTCATTCTCTATTGCTATGGTCCAGTGTTCATCTTCTGTCACTCAGGGCCACTCACATTCCAGGGCACCTGAATCTGGGGGCGGACCTTCTATCCAGAGGGGGCCCGCTTGTGAGGGAATGGAGGTTACACCCATGGGTGCCTCCCTCAGATCTGGGAGTGCTTCGGCAGGGCAGCAGTGGATCTTTTTGCATCCAAAGAGAATGCTCACTGCCCACTATTCTTCTCCATAACAGATCGCAATGCCCCACTGGGGATCGATGCGCTGGCACACTCATGGCCCCCAGCTCTATTGTATGCTTTCCCTCCGGTAGAACTGATTCTGCCTGTCACAGAGAGGGTACGTCAGCAGGGCCTGTCACTAATCCTGGTGGCACCTCATTGGCCGGCGAAGTTGTGGTATGCAGAGATAGTCAGCCTGCTAGCAGCAGAACCATGGAAACTTCCTCTCCTCAGGgaccttctgtctcaggcaggGGGAGAAGTAGTGCACCCGCGTCCCGAGCCGTGGAACTTGCA harbors:
- the lsm12a gene encoding protein LSM12 homolog B; this encodes MAAPGPGEYFSIGSHVACLTCLGQRLQGEVVAFDYQTKMLTLKCPSSSGKSHLNDVILVNLAYVSKVDTLNERSGTPPPLPSLNFGKLASRARAEKEDKLSQAYAVSAGVPVEGQQLFQTIHKTIKDCRWQEKNIVVMDDVIITPPYRADNCRGKEGSALGHVRKIVEKHFRDMDQKSVQRSQAQQTQKDSVLSA